The Crocinitomicaceae bacterium genome includes a region encoding these proteins:
- a CDS encoding OB-fold nucleic acid binding domain-containing protein, translating to MKKIILAISVLVSLTACKKEYDTPPLDSIPETPLITIDSLRNWQAAAGTKVSITDEVSVVGVITMDETDGNIYKNVYMQDATGAINVRILSGGGLYQGDSVRIYLKGTIVSKYNGVLQLDSVDVDNNVLKLDSGVEFEPVVKTIDQITPALESQLVKIENVQFVAYELNNTYADEENLESVNILLEDCSGNTIIVRTSGYSSFADEQIAQGNGDITVIVSHFNYDELQLYIRAYDEINMTGTRCPGIVMNKDFDDDLISSGGWTEVKVIGTTAWETSTAGGAATPYASISNWNGSANVDTENWLISPSIDLTPYSAPTLSFDNAKNYSGPVLQVKVSTDYVSGDPSTGTWTTLSPALSGGSWAWINSGELALTSYIGTNVHFAFIYTGSSSDGSTWEIDNIKIKG from the coding sequence ATGAAAAAAATAATTTTAGCAATATCAGTTTTAGTTTCGTTGACTGCGTGTAAAAAAGAATACGATACTCCTCCTTTGGATAGCATTCCTGAAACACCGCTGATAACTATTGACAGTTTACGCAACTGGCAAGCAGCAGCCGGAACCAAAGTTTCCATTACAGACGAAGTTTCTGTAGTTGGTGTAATTACCATGGATGAAACAGACGGGAATATCTACAAAAATGTTTACATGCAAGATGCTACCGGAGCTATCAATGTTCGCATTTTAAGTGGCGGCGGTTTGTATCAGGGAGATTCAGTTCGTATTTATTTGAAAGGTACCATCGTGAGTAAATACAATGGTGTTTTGCAATTGGATTCTGTGGACGTAGATAATAATGTTTTAAAGTTAGACAGCGGTGTTGAATTTGAACCGGTGGTAAAAACTATTGACCAAATTACACCTGCGCTGGAATCTCAGTTGGTAAAAATTGAAAATGTTCAGTTTGTTGCTTATGAACTTAACAATACTTATGCTGATGAAGAGAACTTGGAATCAGTAAACATTCTTTTAGAAGATTGCAGTGGAAATACCATTATTGTGCGGACAAGTGGATACTCAAGTTTTGCGGATGAACAAATAGCACAAGGTAATGGTGATATTACGGTTATTGTAAGTCATTTTAATTATGATGAATTGCAATTGTACATTCGTGCGTATGATGAAATTAACATGACGGGTACGCGTTGTCCGGGTATCGTGATGAATAAAGATTTTGATGATGACCTCATTTCATCAGGCGGCTGGACAGAAGTAAAAGTGATTGGAACTACCGCTTGGGAAACATCAACCGCAGGTGGTGCTGCAACGCCTTACGCATCTATTTCAAACTGGAATGGCAGTGCAAATGTGGATACAGAAAATTGGTTGATTTCACCATCTATTGATCTTACGCCTTATTCAGCTCCAACATTATCGTTTGACAATGCTAAAAATTATTCAGGCCCTGTATTGCAAGTAAAAGTTTCTACAGATTATGTTAGTGGAGATCCGTCAACCGGAACTTGGACTACGTTGAGTCCAGCTCTTTCAGGAGGTTCTTGGGCTTGGATAAACTCTGGTGAACTGGCATTAACATCTTACATTGGCACCAATGTGCATTTTGCTTTTATCTATACCGGATCTAGCAGTGATGGCAGTACATGGGAAATTGACAATATCAAAATTAAAGGTTAA
- a CDS encoding T9SS type A sorting domain-containing protein, which yields MKKTITLFTMLALGFSASSQVVFQSDLSSWSGGVPTDFMGTKTSIPADSVVEQTVGVTYGTSIASLINTQTSHERFTTQNVTVVPGETYEIEMWVRATTGDLRTGLYDVTNDAYNTYNTYLDMSVESAGTLVYLTQTVVAPAGCTSAQFILSIKETDMATDGAPFFIGILVDSICIKQSVPVVPTVTSIYDIQYTLDSSGDSPENGNVVTTYGIVTGIVELGVDSGNFFIQDGNGAWNGIYVYEDGYTLALGDSVEVTGTVQEYFGLTEIGFVTDVTVVNSGNAQPTPVVVTTLAAAEEQYESVLVQVTNATCNNADAGFGQWTVNDGSGDRLIDDQIYAYTPTLNNVYAVTGVTMLSFSEVKIYPRISADITVQGFASIEENNSFEMYPNPASTFINLNVQTDDLVSIFNIAGELVVTSNGDQQIDISNLEAGIYLVQITRNDELTTLRLIVE from the coding sequence ATGAAAAAAACAATTACACTTTTTACAATGCTCGCTTTGGGATTTTCTGCTTCTTCACAAGTGGTTTTTCAAAGTGATTTAAGTTCATGGTCAGGTGGAGTTCCAACTGACTTTATGGGTACTAAGACCAGCATTCCTGCTGACAGCGTGGTAGAACAAACAGTTGGTGTTACGTATGGCACCAGCATCGCATCATTAATCAATACTCAAACTTCTCATGAGCGTTTTACAACTCAAAATGTTACTGTTGTGCCAGGTGAAACTTATGAAATTGAAATGTGGGTGAGAGCTACAACCGGTGATCTCAGAACAGGATTGTATGATGTGACTAACGATGCTTACAATACGTACAATACCTATTTGGATATGTCTGTAGAATCAGCTGGCACATTAGTATATCTCACTCAAACTGTCGTTGCGCCTGCCGGTTGTACTTCAGCGCAATTTATTTTATCTATTAAAGAAACTGATATGGCTACGGATGGTGCGCCTTTTTTTATCGGTATTCTTGTAGATTCTATTTGTATTAAACAATCTGTACCTGTTGTTCCTACAGTAACTTCTATCTATGATATTCAATACACCTTAGATTCATCTGGTGATTCACCTGAAAACGGAAATGTTGTTACCACCTATGGTATTGTTACCGGTATCGTTGAATTAGGTGTAGATTCAGGAAATTTTTTCATTCAAGATGGAAACGGAGCTTGGAATGGAATCTACGTTTATGAAGATGGTTACACTTTAGCTTTAGGTGATAGCGTTGAAGTTACCGGAACTGTTCAGGAATATTTTGGATTAACTGAAATTGGATTTGTTACCGATGTGACTGTTGTGAATTCTGGCAATGCGCAACCAACACCGGTTGTTGTGACAACGCTGGCAGCGGCTGAAGAACAATATGAAAGTGTTTTAGTTCAAGTAACAAATGCCACCTGCAACAATGCTGATGCCGGTTTTGGTCAATGGACTGTGAATGACGGTTCAGGTGATAGGTTGATTGATGATCAGATTTATGCTTATACTCCAACACTGAATAATGTATATGCTGTTACCGGTGTTACCATGTTGTCATTTAGTGAGGTGAAAATTTATCCTCGAATTTCTGCAGATATTACCGTGCAGGGCTTTGCTTCAATTGAAGAAAATAATTCTTTTGAAATGTATCCTAATCCTGCATCAACATTCATTAATCTGAATGTACAGACTGATGACTTGGTTTCAATTTTCAACATCGCAGGTGAATTGGTTGTAACTTCAAATGGAGATCAACAAATTGACATTTCAAATCTTGAAGCAGGTATTTACTTGGTTCAGATAACACGTAATGATGAACTAACCACCTTGCGTTTGATTGTGGAGTAA